From a single Stigmatopora argus isolate UIUO_Sarg chromosome 4, RoL_Sarg_1.0, whole genome shotgun sequence genomic region:
- the rps9 gene encoding small ribosomal subunit protein uS4, whose protein sequence is MPVARSRVCRKTYVTPRRPFEKSRLDQELKLIGEYGLRNKREVWRVKFTLAKIRKAARELLTLDEKEPRRLFEGNALLRRLVRIGVLDEAKMKLDYILGLKVEDFLERRLQTQVFKLGLAKSIHHARVLIRQRHIRVRKQVVNIPSFVVRLDSQKHIDFSLRSPYGGGRPGRVKRKNLKKGQAGAGGGDDEEED, encoded by the exons ATGCCCGTTGCCAGGAGTAGGGTTTGTCGTAAGACATACGTCACCCCTCGCCGTCCCTTCGAGAAATCTCGCCTCGACCAAGAGTTGAAACTCATTG GTGAGTATGGGCTGAGGAACAAGCGCGAGGTGTGGAGGGTCAAGTTCACCCTGGCCAAGATTCGCAAAGCTGCCAGAGAGCTGCTCACTTTGGACGAGAAGGAACCGAGGCGTCTCTTCGAAG GTAACGCCTTGCTCAGGCGTCTGGTGCGTATCGGCGTGCTGGATGAGGCGAAGATGAAGCTGGATTACATCCTGGGCTTGAAGGTTGAGGATTTCTTGGAGAGGAGGCTGCAGACTCAGGTTTTCAAGCTGGGCCTCGCCAAGAGCATCCACCATGCCCGCGTGCTCATCCGCCAGaggcacattcg CGTGCGCAAGCAGGTGGTGAACATCCCCTCCTTCGTGGTCCGCCTGGACAGCCAGAAGCACATCGACTTCTCCCTCCGATCGCCATACGGCGGTGGACGCCCAGGCCGTGTCAAGAGAAAGAACTTGAAGAAGGGCCAGGCTGGAGCTGGTGGAGGtgatgatgaagaggaggatTAA